The following coding sequences are from one Betaproteobacteria bacterium window:
- a CDS encoding PAS domain-containing protein: protein MPPNFLMPPAAPAIADTDSKTAELQRAFDLFNQVSAELTTAYGALQDRVASLTEELAVANGELRRQYQEKEALSERLSLLLDALPAGVVVLDGGARVTQANPAARALFGEAVLGSHWGDVARAHLDPTLAVGEWLVGERRVSLAESALAASGGKILLVHDVTAAHGMKTELERHQRLAAMGEMAASLAHQLRTPLAAALLYSGNLGQPGLADETRARFADKATGQLRRLERLIQDVLLFARGETLGRDVFPVAELLADAAATVEPLLREQGVAFTLRDDSAGAVLVGGRKALFGALVSLLENAQQALAGGGKICLSASLSGDGLALSVADDGPGIGAELRDRIFEPFFTTRGLGTGLGLPIALGVARAHGGSIELRSQPGAGAEFIVHLPVAPPETASP, encoded by the coding sequence ATGCCGCCAAACTTTTTGATGCCCCCCGCCGCTCCCGCGATTGCCGATACTGACAGCAAGACTGCCGAACTGCAACGGGCCTTCGACCTGTTCAACCAGGTCTCGGCAGAACTGACCACTGCCTACGGCGCCCTGCAGGACCGCGTCGCCTCCCTGACCGAAGAACTCGCTGTAGCCAATGGCGAACTGCGCCGCCAATACCAGGAGAAGGAAGCCCTGTCGGAGCGCCTGTCGCTGCTCCTCGATGCCCTGCCGGCCGGGGTGGTGGTGCTCGACGGCGGTGCCCGGGTCACCCAGGCCAACCCGGCGGCCCGCGCCCTGTTCGGCGAGGCGGTGCTGGGCAGCCATTGGGGCGACGTCGCCCGCGCCCACCTGGACCCGACCCTGGCGGTGGGCGAATGGCTGGTGGGCGAGCGCCGCGTGAGCCTCGCCGAAAGCGCCCTGGCGGCCAGCGGCGGCAAGATTCTCCTGGTGCACGACGTCACCGCCGCCCACGGCATGAAGACCGAACTCGAACGCCACCAGCGCCTCGCCGCCATGGGCGAGATGGCCGCCTCGCTGGCCCATCAGCTGCGCACCCCCCTGGCCGCCGCCCTGCTCTACAGCGGTAATCTCGGCCAGCCCGGCCTGGCCGATGAAACCCGGGCCCGCTTCGCCGACAAGGCGACGGGCCAATTGCGCCGCCTGGAGCGGCTCATCCAGGACGTGCTGCTCTTCGCCCGGGGCGAAACCCTGGGCCGCGACGTGTTTCCCGTGGCCGAGCTTCTGGCCGACGCCGCGGCCACCGTCGAGCCGCTGCTGCGCGAGCAGGGTGTGGCCTTCACCCTGCGCGACGACAGCGCCGGTGCCGTGCTGGTGGGGGGGCGCAAAGCCCTCTTCGGCGCCCTGGTGAGTCTCCTGGAGAACGCCCAGCAGGCTCTTGCCGGGGGCGGCAAAATTTGCCTCTCCGCCAGCCTGAGCGGCGACGGCCTTGCCCTTTCGGTGGCGGATGACGGGCCCGGGATCGGCGCTGAACTGCGGGACCGCATCTTCGAACCCTTTTTCACCACCCGCGGCCTGGGCACCGGCCTCGGGTTGCCCATCGCCCTGGGGGTCGCCCGGGCCCACGGCGGCAGTATCGAACTTCGCTCCCAGCCCGGGGCGGGGGCCGAATTCATCGTCCACCTCCCCGTCGCGCCGCCGGAGACCGCCAGCCCATGA
- a CDS encoding sigma-54-dependent Fis family transcriptional regulator: MTDSALPILVVEDDPCLREALCDTLELAGRAFVAADGGEAALRALEAQAFSIVVSDVRMLPMDGIALLKAVRQRLPHLPVVLMTAFAEVEKAVDAMRSGACDFLLKPFEPAALLAVIDRYRLPGSDGEAGVIAEDAASRELFGLAGRVALTDATVLLDGESGVGKEVVARHIHRHSARRTGPFVAINCAAIPESLLEATLFGYEKGAFTGAQQAQAGKFEQAQKGTLLLDEVTEMPLGLQAKLLRVLQEREVERVGGKQPVALDIRIVATTNRNLGEAVAKGIFREDLYYRLNVFPVSIPALRQRPADIVPLARRFVAVHGARFGRPAMVLTSGAEAALRAYPWPGNVRELENVVQRALILAPGTRIEVEHLGLADLPPLSRTTTGEPERADNMKDLEREHILRTLAEVGGSRKLAVERLGISERTLRYKLQQYRDEGFFSE, translated from the coding sequence ATGACCGATTCCGCCCTGCCCATCCTGGTGGTCGAAGACGACCCCTGCCTGCGGGAGGCCCTGTGCGACACCCTGGAACTGGCCGGCCGCGCCTTCGTTGCCGCCGATGGCGGCGAGGCTGCCCTGCGGGCCCTGGAAGCCCAGGCCTTTTCCATCGTGGTGAGCGACGTGCGCATGCTGCCCATGGACGGCATCGCGCTGCTCAAGGCGGTGCGGCAGCGCCTGCCCCACCTGCCGGTGGTGCTGATGACCGCCTTCGCCGAAGTGGAAAAGGCCGTGGATGCCATGCGTTCGGGGGCCTGCGACTTCCTGCTCAAGCCCTTCGAACCCGCCGCGCTCCTCGCCGTCATCGACCGCTACCGCTTGCCGGGCAGCGACGGAGAAGCCGGCGTGATCGCGGAGGACGCGGCAAGCCGCGAACTCTTCGGCCTGGCCGGGCGGGTCGCCCTGACCGACGCCACGGTCCTCCTGGACGGTGAGTCCGGCGTCGGCAAGGAGGTCGTCGCCCGCCACATTCATCGCCATTCCGCCCGCCGGACCGGCCCTTTCGTCGCCATCAACTGCGCCGCCATCCCCGAGAGTCTCCTGGAAGCGACCCTCTTCGGCTACGAAAAGGGAGCCTTCACCGGCGCCCAGCAGGCCCAGGCGGGCAAGTTCGAGCAGGCCCAGAAGGGCACCCTGCTCCTCGACGAAGTGACGGAAATGCCCCTCGGCCTCCAGGCCAAGCTCCTGCGTGTGCTGCAGGAGCGGGAAGTGGAGCGGGTGGGGGGCAAGCAGCCCGTGGCCCTGGATATCCGCATCGTCGCCACCACCAACCGCAATCTGGGCGAGGCGGTCGCCAAGGGCATTTTCCGCGAGGATCTTTACTACCGGCTCAACGTCTTTCCGGTCAGCATCCCCGCCCTGCGCCAGCGACCGGCCGACATCGTTCCCCTGGCGCGGCGCTTCGTTGCCGTCCATGGCGCGCGCTTCGGCCGTCCGGCCATGGTCCTGACGAGTGGAGCCGAGGCCGCCCTGCGCGCCTATCCCTGGCCGGGCAACGTGCGGGAACTGGAAAACGTCGTCCAGAGAGCATTGATCCTTGCCCCCGGCACCCGCATCGAAGTCGAGCACCTGGGCCTCGCCGACCTGCCTCCGCTCTCCAGAACGACGACGGGGGAGCCGGAGCGGGCGGACAACATGAAGGATCTGGAGCGCGAGCACATCCTGCGCACCCTGGCCGAAGTGGGGGGCTCG